Proteins encoded together in one Mobula birostris isolate sMobBir1 chromosome 7, sMobBir1.hap1, whole genome shotgun sequence window:
- the LOC140200249 gene encoding BTB/POZ domain-containing protein KCTD21-like produces the protein MSEPITLNVGGKLYTSSLATLTRYPDSMLGVMFSGKMPSTSDQHGNYFIDRDGKIFRYILNFLRTSNLDLPDDFQEVRLLKREADFYQIQPLIEALQERESEIAKAERNAMLNITLDQRLQTVYFTVKPAPQMYNLTSCSTEVFDANIFCTSAEFLKYLSSKFCYFVNGKLLPIGYEIKDPHHLTLQWVGHVAVLPEDEYTRQHLKRLWIVPTNEQVNNFQLFVEEVLKTAMSDGFHVDSLQPDSSDFMNYKVLRLVRYK, from the coding sequence ATGTCTGAGCCTATAACATTAAATGTAGGAGGAAAATTGTATACCAGTTCTCTGGCAACTTTAACGCGATACCCAGACTCAATGCTGGGTGTGATGTTCAGTGGGAAAATGCCCTCAACTAGTGATCAGCACGGTAATTACTTCATTGACAGAGATGGGAAAATATTTCGATATATTCTAAACTTTTTGCGCACATCAAACCTCGACCTCCCAGATGATTTTCAAGAAGTTAGACTTTTGAAGAGAGAAGCTGATTTTTACCAGATCCAGCCTTTAATCGAGGCTTTACAGGAGAGAGAATCTGAAATTGCCAAGGCAGAAAGGAATGCAATGCTCAACATTACTCTGGACCAGAGACTACAGACTGTGTACTTCACTGTTAAACCAGCCCCACAAATGTACAACCTAACCTCGTGTAGTACAGAAGTCTTTGATGCCAACATATTTTGCACATCAGCCGAATTCTTGAAGTATTTGAGCTCCAAGTTTTGTTACTTTGTTAATGGTAAACTTTTACCAATTGGCTATGAGATAAAGGATCCACATCATTTGACATTACAGTGGGTTGGACATGTGGCAGTGCTGCCTGAAGATGAATACACAAGGCAACATTTAAAAAGACTTTGGATTGTGCCTACAAATGAGCAAGTTAATAATTTTCAGTTGTTTGTGGAGGAAGTGCTAAAAACAGCAATGAGTGATGGATTCCATGTAGATTCACTACAGCCAGATTCCTCTGACTTCATGAATTACAAGGTTCTTCGTCTAGTCCGATATAAATAG